The stretch of DNA AACCTCCTCTTCTGAAAACCCCCCTTCAGGTCCAATAAACAATCCGGCAGTTTTTATATTTATTTTACCAGATTTTATATTTTTTATAAATGATTTAAGGGTTCTATCTTTTTCTTTTTCATAAGGTATAAGAGTAAAATCAAAATTATTCAAATACTCCAAACTTTCTTTGAAGTGTATTGGTACCTCTATTTCAGGTACTACTCCCCTATTGCATTGCTTTGC from Bacillota bacterium encodes:
- a CDS encoding RNA methyltransferase, with protein sequence AKQCNRGVVPEIEVPIHFKESLEYLNNFDFTLIPYEKEKDRTLKSFIKNIKSGKINIKTAGLFIGPEGGFSEEEVNLAVEFGGSPVTLGPRILRTETAGLAVLAILMYELGDIGY